One window of the Bos indicus isolate NIAB-ARS_2022 breed Sahiwal x Tharparkar chromosome 15, NIAB-ARS_B.indTharparkar_mat_pri_1.0, whole genome shotgun sequence genome contains the following:
- the POU2AF3 gene encoding POU class 2 homeobox associating factor 3 isoform X2: MSEKPKVYQGVRVKITVKELLQQRRAHQAASGGTSGGNSVHLSDPVPPSSAGLYFEPEPIPSTPNYFQPREFSSCVSCEENPGFLDQIFDSYLQPETHPDPSLSSMQSTPHYFPDSFQAAPFCFNQSLTPESPSDSSTLSGSLDYNYCPAQLPSYTAESHTALPQLDTRNCGHPSEDYTYSHPPAHAQYDSFSPASICCCASCEAERLDAFRASDCFSYPSTDYVNFAPSAAASSDFYKRETNWDICYS, from the exons ATGTCGG AAAAACCTAAGGTGTATCAAGGTGTCCGGGTGAAGATCACAGTGAAGGAGCTGCTGCAGCAGAGAAGGGCACACCAGGCAGCCTCAGGGGGAACC TCCGGAGGCAACAGTGTCCACCTTTCAGACCCAGTCCCACCATCTTCTGCAG GACTGTATTTTGAGCCTGAACCAATTCCTTCCACACCCAATTATTTCCAACCCCGAGAATTTTCCAGTTGTGTTTCTTGTGAAGAAAACCCAGGCTTTCTGGACCAGATATTTGATTCCTACCTTCAGCCAGAGACACACCCGGATCCTTCGCTCAGTTCCATGCAAAGTACTCCACACTATTTCCCAGACAGCTTCCAAGCTGCCCCTTTCTGCTTTAACCAGAGCCTG ACGCCAGAATCGCCTTCGGATTCCTCCACTCTCTCTGGCTCCTTAGACTACAATTACTGTCCTGCTCAGCTGCCTTCATACACCGCGGAGAGCCACACCGCTCTCCCGCAGCTGGACACCAGGAACTGCGGCCACCCGTCGGAAGATTACACCTACTCTCACCCGCCCGCGCACGCCCAGTATGACAGCTTCTCCCCCGCCTCCATCTGCTGCTGTGCCTCCTGTGAGGCCGAACGCTTGGACGCCTTCAGAGCCTCAGACTGCTTTTCCTACCCCAGCACAGACTATGTGAATTTTGCTCCCTCCGCAGCAGCAAGCAGTGATTTCTATAAGAGGGAAACAAATTGGGACATTTGCTACAGTTAA
- the POU2AF3 gene encoding POU class 2 homeobox associating factor 3 isoform X1: protein MSEKPKVYQGVRVKITVKELLQQRRAHQAASGGTQSGGNSVHLSDPVPPSSAGLYFEPEPIPSTPNYFQPREFSSCVSCEENPGFLDQIFDSYLQPETHPDPSLSSMQSTPHYFPDSFQAAPFCFNQSLTPESPSDSSTLSGSLDYNYCPAQLPSYTAESHTALPQLDTRNCGHPSEDYTYSHPPAHAQYDSFSPASICCCASCEAERLDAFRASDCFSYPSTDYVNFAPSAAASSDFYKRETNWDICYS, encoded by the exons ATGTCGG AAAAACCTAAGGTGTATCAAGGTGTCCGGGTGAAGATCACAGTGAAGGAGCTGCTGCAGCAGAGAAGGGCACACCAGGCAGCCTCAGGGGGAACC CAGTCCGGAGGCAACAGTGTCCACCTTTCAGACCCAGTCCCACCATCTTCTGCAG GACTGTATTTTGAGCCTGAACCAATTCCTTCCACACCCAATTATTTCCAACCCCGAGAATTTTCCAGTTGTGTTTCTTGTGAAGAAAACCCAGGCTTTCTGGACCAGATATTTGATTCCTACCTTCAGCCAGAGACACACCCGGATCCTTCGCTCAGTTCCATGCAAAGTACTCCACACTATTTCCCAGACAGCTTCCAAGCTGCCCCTTTCTGCTTTAACCAGAGCCTG ACGCCAGAATCGCCTTCGGATTCCTCCACTCTCTCTGGCTCCTTAGACTACAATTACTGTCCTGCTCAGCTGCCTTCATACACCGCGGAGAGCCACACCGCTCTCCCGCAGCTGGACACCAGGAACTGCGGCCACCCGTCGGAAGATTACACCTACTCTCACCCGCCCGCGCACGCCCAGTATGACAGCTTCTCCCCCGCCTCCATCTGCTGCTGTGCCTCCTGTGAGGCCGAACGCTTGGACGCCTTCAGAGCCTCAGACTGCTTTTCCTACCCCAGCACAGACTATGTGAATTTTGCTCCCTCCGCAGCAGCAAGCAGTGATTTCTATAAGAGGGAAACAAATTGGGACATTTGCTACAGTTAA